ttaataagtatggattaaaaattaaataataattttgtaattaattgttttaataatgtttgatcattatcaaattaatttggagttttcaAACTCACAAGGTTTCATTATCGAAACCTTACGCCTTCTTAAGGTACCTGTACTTTAATTTAGTCAACGGTTTACgacttttttttcaattttcaattttttatttttttattttagaagcaattaattttagttaataagGCGTCTGCCAATTTCTCAATAACACATTATGTGAATACTGGTATTCTATAATCTTATAAAATATCACAAGAATTCCCTCTTTCTTTAATCTTAATAATTTATAGAAAACTTAAGAATTTAGGTGTCATTAGCTTATACAATACTAATTTAATCTTTTCCCTGTTTGTTTTTTGCAGTCCTAGTTCCACTGATTGTTGGGTGTCTGGTGTATGGAACGAGTAAGCCTTGTCTTTCCTTTTGCGCTATGTACTTATTTTTTTCGGCATTGAAATCTAGGCATAGGTCTATGATGCCCTTATGGAGTTTACTAAGGAACACTACCATAGTTTAAAATTGGGTAAACAATGTAGGAAATAGTaatattatgatgatgatgatgacatcATGGAATTTATGAAGGGAACACCATTAAAATTTAGCAGTAAAAATGagaaacaacaacaatgaaacatagcataaataagtttaaaaattttgtcaTTCAACTCTAAAGTTGTTAAACTGaataattttatgatttctcAACTATTTTCCCATCTTCTTTacagttttattttttcttgGCAAATTTGGACTTGGAGTTCTATTCATCGTTATTTTCTGCATATGTAAATGGAGACGAAGACATTTATCCATATACGATAGTATTGAAGATTTTCTGCGAAGTGACAACAACATCATGCCAATTAGATACTCCTACAAAGAAATCAAGAACATAACTGGAAAGTTCAAGACTAAACTGGGAAATGGAGGCTATGGCTCTGTCTTCCAAGGAAAACTTCGAAGCGGTCGTCTTGTAGCTGTTAAGGTATTGAATAAGGCCAAATCCAATGGCCAGGAGTTCATAAATGAAGTTGCTACTATTGGAAGAATTCATCATGTTAATGTGGTGCAACTCATTGGTTTCTGTGTGGAGGGATCAAAGCGTTGTTTGGTGTATGAGTTAATGCAAAATGGCTCCTTagaaaaatacatattttcaccTCAAGAGAGTGCTTCAAATTCCTTAAGTTGTGAAAAACTGTACAATATTTCTCTTGGAGTGGCACGTGGTATTGAGTATCTGCATAATGGTTGTGACATTAAAATTTTGCACTTTGACATTAAGCCTCATAACATTcttttggatgagaaattcaaTCCAAAAGTCTCTGATTTTGGACTTGCAAGGCTTTATCCCACTGATAAAAGCATTGTGTCTCTGACCGCAGCAAGAGGAACCATAGGGTACATGGCTCCTGAGCTCTTCTATAAAAACGTTGGCACAATCTCATACAAAGCAGATGTTTATAGCTTTGGGATGTTGTTGATGGAAATGGCTAGTAGAAGGAAGAATTTGAATGCTTTGACTGAAAATTCCAGCCAAATTTATTTTCCTTTCTGGGTTTATGATCAATTACAAGATGGAAgggaaataacaatagaaaatgacACAGATGAAGAGATGAAGTTGGCAAAGAAAATGATGATTGTGGCATTGTGGTGTATACAAACAAAGCCGACTGATCGTCCTTCGATGAAGAGAGTTGTGGAGATGCTAGAACAAGATGAAGACTTACTAGAAATGCCTTCTAAGCCTTACTTCTATCCACTTGATGAACCTGAAGGCGAAGTTGGAAAAGATAGCAGTTCAAGGGTATCCTCTGATATGTCATCAGTTAGTGGTTCCAAAGAATAGAAGTGTTCTGTTTGGACTCTGATCTGATATAAATTTGCAAGATCTGCATCTAGCTTTTTTCCTTGGCTATGTCATATATATGTGTATTTCTGAGGTATATGATAGAGtcaattgatttgattaatataTGTTGAATATGATAGAATCAATTGTTCAAGAGCTTTGTGTTTGTCTCAGATTCTTGTAACAAAAACACTCATTCTACTTACTAGAGATCAagcacaaaattcaatattaagATTCCCAGTTCCAATAAATGTATTTTCCTTTGGATTCAATGCTTCTAGATTAggattttctttttggtttttgctAGCTAGGCTACCAGCGGAGTTAGTAGAAGTGGTAGTTTACACAGAAGAAATTACAATTTTTGTTGTTGGATTAAAGTGGTTCAAGTATCCATTTCAAAGTTTCATGCAATTTCGATAACAAATTTCGGAGAACTTCTAAAACCCCTTTTTAATGAGGTAGCAAGAAAAGTTGCTGGATTTGGTTCAGAATGATAAGAAAACATGTCTTCATAAGAATTAAGATGGTGACTTGCTGCTAGTTTTGCTTTAACAAATATTCTAttggaaaaattacaaaaagcaCTGCTcgtgaacatatatatatatatatatatataatcccaTTATTGAATAAAAAGAattacaaattttatagaggaataTAACCCTCTAATATTTGCTAAGGGGAATAcacaatttttttagaattacTAACTGATGATACATCAGAGAATAGCATTGAAGTGCTAAAATCTCCAACATCTTGTGCAGGTATATCATGTGAATATATGTAAGGCTTAGGAGATATTTCCAATTCTTCATCATCTTGTTCAAGCATCTCCACAACTCTCTTCATTGAAGGACGATCACTAGGCTTTGTTTGTATACACCATAATGCCACAATCATCATCTTTTTGGCCAACTTCATCTCCTCATCTGTGTCATTTTCAATTACAATTTCACTTCCATCATGTAACTGATTATAAACCCAGAAAGGGAAATAAAGTTGGCTAGAATTTTTAGCCGATGTATTCAGATTCTTTTTCCTACTTGCCATCTCCATTAACAACATTCCAAAACTATAGACATCAGCTTTATCGGAAATTGTTCCAATGTTTCTGTAGAAAAGCTCAGGAGCCATGTATCCTATAGTTCCTCTTGCTGCAGTCAAAGACACTTTGCTATCACTAGTGGGACATAGCTTTGCAAGTCCGAAATCAGAGACTTTCGGATTGAAATTCTCATCAAGAAGAATGTTTTGAGGCTTGATATCAAAATGCAGAATCTTCATGTCACAACCATTATGCATGAACTCGATGCCACGTGCCACTCCAAGAGAAATTTTGTACAATTTTTCACAAGTTAAGAAAACACCTTTTTCATGTGAAAATATGTACTTTTCTAGAGACCCATTTTCCATTAACTCATATATAAGAGCACGTGTTAGTCCTTCCACACAGAAACCAATGAGTTGCACTACATTGACATGGTAAATTCTACCAATAGTAGCAACTTCACTGATAAATTCTTCTTCATTAGATCTGGTGTTAGTGTTATTCAAAACTTTGACAGCTACAAGACGACCACTTGGAAGTTTTCCTTGAAAGACAGAGCCATAGCCTCCATTTCCCAGTTTTGTTTTGAATCCTTTGGTTATGTTCTTGATGTCTTTATAAGAGTATCTAAATGGCAAGATTTCATTGTTATTTCGCAGAAAATCTTCAATGGTGTAATACGTGCCTAAATTCTTCTGTCGCCATTCGCAGAAGATGACGAATGCAATTCCAAGCATGAATTTGCCAACCAAGAAAACTAGAAATTAAAGGAAATGCAACAAGAGAAAACCAATCATAAGGAATTTAATTGTATTTGGAATTTAATTGACTGagatgaaataaaagaaaaactggttacattttagattttaaaatcaaatctaacaataGGCTACACTCATTATAACTTTTTTGGTACGTATTAAACTTAAAATTAAGTAAGTTCGACACTAGTCATTTTGTCAAGATTGGAGGATAAGACacttgagaaaaaaaattttcattttcaagGTTAGCTTCTTCTCTGTTCATGCATTTAGTATGAGTTGATTCTAGTATTTCAATGCACTCACAAATCCAAAGTTAAACAAACAATTAAAGATACATAAAAGAGAAAGACAAGGACTTACATATTATATAGTATATCCAGTCTCCAATTACTTCAACTGCAAGAAACATACAAGCAAGaagaaaattgttaaataataacaGTAATGTATGCACACACATATGCGCATCCTATGGTATATATCCTAAAATTGATGTAATCATAGTAAGAGCATATATTGTGGTTGAAATTATACTAAGAGAAAGGTAAAAACTCGCATGCAATTATCTCCGTGTGAAATTGATAATTGAATATCGTTACATGACAATTTAGTCCAACACGCTAAATCATCTAACGATTTTTAACTATCTAAGTTCACTTAAAAATATCTGCATCTGAGTCTCTGCCTAAGAGCAAACCTAAAGGAGTGGGTGAGTGTTGACTTAAACAACGAAGGTTGTTATTTTGATCATCCAAGACAGCATGTTGGCAAAAACACAAGGCCCAGGGAATTTCAAACCCGTAAAGCAGCATTGTACGGAGATCTACGCAAGAGATGTTTCCACCGTCGATTTCACCCGGCCACGAACTTGGATACATCCACTCTACGCGACACGTGTCTTGCAGTCCCAACTCTTGCAAAGTCTTGTTACCATCATAGACATGGAAGCTGCTGCTTCCAGGCGCGTAAGAACCGTTGATGCAAGTTGCAGCAGGGTCATCAACTTCGGATCTCACCGCGTTTGGACACGTCACGTATAGAATCTGCTTGTGATGGTGTTGATATGATTTGTAAGAGTTGAAATTATAGGAGGCCAGAAAATAAGAAGAGTTGTTAATAATGGTGGAATCTACTAATCGGAGTGTGGAGTTGTTGTAATTAATAGACTGAACATAGAATTTTCGTGATTTGAAGTAAAGAAAGAGTTGGTTATGATTGTCGCAAGAGAGCGTGTTGTTGAAGGTGGGATCACCGCAGTTAGGTGGAGTGTTAGTTAGTGTGAATGGATAGCTTATGTTATGCGTTCCGCACCACTGACTGGAACACGTAACAGAATCCGTTACTCTGCTGTAACCGTTTCCACAAGATAGGAGTAAGGCCAACACCCACACCCACACCACCATGACAGGTTTCATTTCTTCCTTGGTTACAATAAACAATAGAGTAAGTGGAAGTGATGAAGATTGTTATGTAAGTTTCCCCACATATACTTATATATTACGCTAATTATTATTTCAAATAATGAAAAAATGTGCGAAACTGACTTTGAAAGTAGCCAGTCAAACATATAAAACATATGGACCACGGCGGCACTTGTAACAGTGAATGTATATCACGTTCTTCTTTAGTTTCTTTATCATGGAATCTCTCGTTCCCCGAAATAGACATTGCAACTTGCAGCACCATTGTCGAACTTTGAAGGATAGTGCGAGTTTGCTACATATCaccaataaaattattatatatacaaaaaaaataattatcatatcagtcattttatttatttatctatttataatttattacttaatttttaatattatatatatatgtgtgagtGAGAGAAACTGAGAAGAATCACGATTTAACGTGTAGTGGAGTCAACATCATGGTCATGAATCTTATTGGTTTTCTATGAATAT
This region of Arachis hypogaea cultivar Tifrunner chromosome 8, arahy.Tifrunner.gnm2.J5K5, whole genome shotgun sequence genomic DNA includes:
- the LOC112704947 gene encoding LEAF RUST 10 DISEASE-RESISTANCEUS RECEPTOR-LIKE PROTEIN KINASE-like 2.7, translated to MLSLCSFLVPLLLLLGISLYVSIIYDNRWNTKVATDSDKRMCLSGWCGRHDIRYPFRLNNSSPSHCGEHRYTLSCENDNQLFLYLKSIKFQVQSINYNNYTIRLVDANVALHSHDHSYLLPYSLASYNFTRAKNEPYDWFYKQHNDVIILTKQMLYLKCPPYGVKSSATAAATTCMNGSYALGSTFYVSDIDKPLQDLAFGDLCQVEWMYLTSWPTEIKHTNISCADNHHMLLYGFELSWLKAYCKNDDPGYAMLSDHKVICYKPPLMPKIFLVPLIVGCLVYGTILFFLGKFGLGVLFIVIFCICKWRRRHLSIYDSIEDFLRSDNNIMPIRYSYKEIKNITGKFKTKLGNGGYGSVFQGKLRSGRLVAVKVLNKAKSNGQEFINEVATIGRIHHVNVVQLIGFCVEGSKRCLVYELMQNGSLEKYIFSPQESASNSLSCEKLYNISLGVARGIEYLHNGCDIKILHFDIKPHNILLDEKFNPKVSDFGLARLYPTDKSIVSLTAARGTIGYMAPELFYKNVGTISYKADVYSFGMLLMEMASRRKNLNALTENSSQIYFPFWVYDQLQDGREITIENDTDEEMKLAKKMMIVALWCIQTKPTDRPSMKRVVEMLEQDEDLLEMPSKPYFYPLDEPEGEVGKDSSSRVSSDMSSVSGSKE
- the LOC112705930 gene encoding rust resistance kinase Lr10, yielding MKPVMVVWVWVLALLLSCGNGYSRVTDSVTCSSQWCGTHNISYPFTLTNTPPNCGDPTFNNTLSCDNHNQLFLYFKSRKFYVQSINYNNSTLRLVDSTIINNSSYFLASYNFNSYKSYQHHHKQILYVTCPNAVRSEVDDPAATCINGSYAPGSSSFHVYDGNKTLQELGLQDTCRVEWMYPSSWPGEIDGGNISCVDLRTMLLYGFEIPWALCFCQHAVLDDQNNNLRCLSQHSPTPLVEVIGDWIYYIIFFLVGKFMLGIAFVIFCEWRQKNLGTYYTIEDFLRNNNEILPFRYSYKDIKNITKGFKTKLGNGGYGSVFQGKLPSGRLVAVKVLNNTNTRSNEEEFISEVATIGRIYHVNVVQLIGFCVEGLTRALIYELMENGSLEKYIFSHEKGVFLTCEKLYKISLGVARGIEFMHNGCDMKILHFDIKPQNILLDENFNPKVSDFGLAKLCPTSDSKVSLTAARGTIGYMAPELFYRNIGTISDKADVYSFGMLLMEMASRKKNLNTSAKNSSQLYFPFWVYNQLHDGSEIVIENDTDEEMKLAKKMMIVALWCIQTKPSDRPSMKRVVEMLEQDDEELEISPKPYIYSHDIPAQDVGDFSTSMLFSDVSSVSNSKKIVYSP